Sequence from the Candidatus Zixiibacteriota bacterium genome:
TATTCAGCTATGGTGGTGATCAAATCGGGAATCGAGTGTTTTGAGGACTCCAGCGCGACTTCCATACCATGTTGACGGACTTTTTCCGATGTGGTCGGCCCGATAGTTGCAATCAAAGACTTTTCAGCCAGCGTATTGGTTCTCTGGTCACCCAGGATTTCAACCAGGGCATTAACCGCGCGACCGCTGGAGAAAACTATCATGTGAGGTGGATAGCTGAATAACCTGCGAATCTCACTCTCCTCCCATTCGGCATTGACCGTTTCATACAGGTCGAGACAAGTTATCTGCGCGCCTTCCTGGCGGAGGATGTTTTCGACCGGATCGTTGTCGAGCTTTCCACGCACCCTGATGATTTTCACTTTGTTCTTTGAAAGATTGTACTTTTGAGAGTACTCCTGTGCGAAATCGACCATTGTTGACTCTTCAGGGATAAAATCGGGATAGTATCCAAGATTGTTCAAGGCCCGCAGGGTACCGCTTCCGGCGGCCGCGATTTTGTACGAGGCGATCGCCCTCAGGTCGACCTCTTTTGATTTGAGATAACCGAAGAAATAACGCACTCCGTTTTCGGAGGAAAACACCAGCCACGAGTCCAGTTCGCTTTTTTCGGCCAGCGTACGCCATCCGCGCTTATCTTCGGTAAAGACGGTCCTGATCGTGGGACAGGCCAGAACCTCGGCTCCCATCCCGCGCAAAATTCTGTATATCCAGCCCGATTGATCGACCGGACGGGTTACCATAATCCGGACTCCGGCCAGCGCTTTATCGCGACCGTACCAGGCCAGGTTTTTTGATAAACCGGCGACATCGCCGATGATAAAGATTGCAGGAGGCCTGATTTCCATCTCTTTAGCCCTCTGCGGCAGATCTTTTAAATGCGCGCGGGCCACACGCTGGGTTGGAAAACATGCTCGCTCGATCAATGCCGATTCGGTTTCCGGAGACATTCCCTCACTGATTAAACGCTCGATGACATCCGGCAGGCTCTTGACACCCATATAACCGATGATCGTGCCATTTTTAATCTTGCCGATACATTCCCAGCTCATCATACTGGAATGTTCCGGAGTTCGGTGAGCGGTCATCATCAGAATCGCCGCTGACATATCTCGATGGCTGGCCGGAATTCCGGTATATGCGGCCGCCGCCAGTCCCGCTGTCACTCCCGGCACGACCTCATACTCGATATCGTTTTCTCTCAGAAATTCCGCTTCTTCACCACCGCGTCCGAAAACAAACGGATCCCCCCCCTTGAGACGGGCGACTGTTTTTCCCTCCCGCGCGAGATCGACCAAAAGCTGATTGATTTGCTCCTGTGGAAGGGTATGCTGATCGGTGATCTTACCGACATATTTTCTCTCGATATTCTGGGGTAAACTGACGATCAGTTCATGCGGGATCAGGTTGTCATAGACGACAACATCGCAAAGATTCAGGAGGCTGAGACCTTTGATAGTGATCAGGTCCGGATCACCAGGCCCGGCACCGATCAGAAACACACGACCTTTTTTACCGGTTTGCATAGACAAAGTCAGATTTCTTCCAAACTGTTGAGAAGCTGGTTGTAATACTCCTCGGCTTCATTTTCACCCTTATTGCGCAGAATCCCGACCCAGTTAACATCCAGAAAACGCTTGTAACAATCAGCCTTGATATCATCGCGATCCTTAAATCTTTCCATTACTTGCTTACGGTATCTTTCGGCCAGCTTGGCAATGAACTCCCATTCCTCACCGAAAGCATTTTCCATGATCTGCCTCAAAAAAGCCGATAAAAACGGTGATCCCCCGCCGGTCGAGACAGTAAACGTTACCGGCCCGCGCCTGAGGATCGAAGGGAAGATAAAATCGCAATACTTCGGATCATCGACTACGTTAATCGGGATGTTCCGCTTCTGACATTCTTCATAAATCTGATGATTCAGGTCTTTATCATCTGTAGCCGCGATTACATAATCGGCCTGGTCAAGATCAGACGCATCGTACTCTTTGTTGAAAACCTTGACTAACGACTGCTTTTCGAGCGCTTTGATCCGCTCATTGACTTCAGGTGCGATCAGGGTCGTGTCGGCACCGCGTACCGCCAGGAGATCGAGCTTGCGCGAAGCCACCTTTCCACCACCTACTACCACAAAATGTTTACCCTCGATTTTCAAATTTACCGGCAGATATTCTTTATTAGGTTTCATGAGACCTGTTTTCCTTTCTTGCAACGGCGTTTGGTTTTCAGGAGTCGATCAATCAATCGATGGGAGAACTCTTCTATCTTTCTGCTGGTGTCATCATCCAGATCCTGAGAGATCTCGGCGATTTCTTCGCGACGAATCCGTTCCAGCGCATGCTCCACTCGCTCCGTCAGTGGTTCATGCTTGGCGTGCTCATACCAGTAACGAAATTCCTCGATTCGTCGTCGAATCAGGTCTTCGGCTTTGGGCACTGAATCCTCGCGTACCTGTTGCTTTTCTTTAAGGTAAAGATCGACATCCTCTAAATCCAGCAGTACAAGACGTGGATCGGTCATATCAGGCGCCACCACATCACGCGGAATCGCCATATCCAGGATAGTAAGACCTGAACCTGATTTCTCCATTGCACCAGTTAACATATTTTGGTCAATAATCGCCTCCGGTGCCCCGGTACAGGTGATTACCACCTGCGCTTCAGGCAAAACACTTTTTAGCTCGCTCAAGGGTTTTCCACTGCCACCGTACTTGTTCGACATCTCATGTGCACGGCTTTCAGTACGATTGACGAATATCAAATTATTATAGCCGGATTTCATCAGGTGACGAGCGGCGATATGGATCAT
This genomic interval carries:
- the cobA gene encoding uroporphyrinogen-III C-methyltransferase, with the protein product MSMQTGKKGRVFLIGAGPGDPDLITIKGLSLLNLCDVVVYDNLIPHELIVSLPQNIERKYVGKITDQHTLPQEQINQLLVDLAREGKTVARLKGGDPFVFGRGGEEAEFLRENDIEYEVVPGVTAGLAAAAYTGIPASHRDMSAAILMMTAHRTPEHSSMMSWECIGKIKNGTIIGYMGVKSLPDVIERLISEGMSPETESALIERACFPTQRVARAHLKDLPQRAKEMEIRPPAIFIIGDVAGLSKNLAWYGRDKALAGVRIMVTRPVDQSGWIYRILRGMGAEVLACPTIRTVFTEDKRGWRTLAEKSELDSWLVFSSENGVRYFFGYLKSKEVDLRAIASYKIAAAGSGTLRALNNLGYYPDFIPEESTMVDFAQEYSQKYNLSKNKVKIIRVRGKLDNDPVENILRQEGAQITCLDLYETVNAEWEESEIRRLFSYPPHMIVFSSGRAVNALVEILGDQRTNTLAEKSLIATIGPTTSEKVRQHGMEVALESSKHSIPDLITTIAEYYQREKDV
- a CDS encoding bifunctional precorrin-2 dehydrogenase/sirohydrochlorin ferrochelatase; this translates as MKPNKEYLPVNLKIEGKHFVVVGGGKVASRKLDLLAVRGADTTLIAPEVNERIKALEKQSLVKVFNKEYDASDLDQADYVIAATDDKDLNHQIYEECQKRNIPINVVDDPKYCDFIFPSILRRGPVTFTVSTGGGSPFLSAFLRQIMENAFGEEWEFIAKLAERYRKQVMERFKDRDDIKADCYKRFLDVNWVGILRNKGENEAEEYYNQLLNSLEEI
- a CDS encoding glutamyl-tRNA reductase → MNENNGNNWFLALCGTNHRLTALNERAPLALGHDDLANGHLELMNFGHVFEAVVISTCNRIEFYLVLPVGVDPFNVVKHFYINFRKLDISELEEKFYVKTELDAVEHLFRVSAGLDSMVLGETQVFGQVKEAYSSACMIKSAGKIIHRMFHQAFRTGKQIRTETDLQQGVSSVSGAAMQLLQKHLDGDRSLPVILIGVNEMIHIAARHLMKSGYNNLIFVNRTESRAHEMSNKYGGSGKPLSELKSVLPEAQVVITCTGAPEAIIDQNMLTGAMEKSGSGLTILDMAIPRDVVAPDMTDPRLVLLDLEDVDLYLKEKQQVREDSVPKAEDLIRRRIEEFRYWYEHAKHEPLTERVEHALERIRREEIAEISQDLDDDTSRKIEEFSHRLIDRLLKTKRRCKKGKQVS